From Blastocatellia bacterium, a single genomic window includes:
- a CDS encoding condensation domain-containing protein codes for MLPLVELTEEEIARVVATVEGGAGNLQDIYPLAPLQEGILFHHLMGGEGDPYLLGSLYSFESRQRLESYLAALQAVIGRHDILRTAVVWEGLREPVQVVWRQARLVVEEVEVGREGGEAAAAELYERYNPRRYRLEVWRAPLLRMAVAEDKAAGRWLLMQ; via the coding sequence ATGTTGCCGCTAGTGGAGCTGACCGAAGAGGAGATCGCGCGAGTGGTGGCGACCGTCGAAGGCGGGGCCGGAAACCTGCAAGACATCTACCCGCTGGCACCGCTGCAAGAGGGGATACTCTTCCACCACCTGATGGGCGGCGAGGGCGATCCGTACCTGCTGGGCAGCCTCTACAGCTTCGAGAGTCGGCAGCGCCTGGAGAGCTATCTGGCGGCGCTGCAAGCGGTGATCGGGCGGCACGACATCCTGCGGACGGCGGTGGTGTGGGAAGGGCTGCGAGAGCCGGTGCAGGTGGTCTGGCGGCAGGCGCGGCTGGTGGTCGAGGAAGTGGAGGTGGGGAGAGAAGGAGGGGAGGCGGCGGCGGCGGAGTTGTACGAGCGCTACAATCCGCGGCGGTATCGGCTGGAGGTGTGGCGGGCGCCGCTGCTGCGGATGGCGGTGGCGGAGGACAAGGCGGCGGGGCGATGGCTGCTGATGCAGT